From Aythya fuligula isolate bAytFul2 chromosome 20, bAytFul2.pri, whole genome shotgun sequence, a single genomic window includes:
- the SUPT4H1 gene encoding transcription elongation factor SPT4, whose amino-acid sequence MALETVPKDLRHLRACLLCSLVKTIDQFEYDGCDNCDAYLQMKGNREMVYDCTSSSFDGIIAMMSPEDSWVSKWQRISNFKPGVYAVSVTGRLPQGIVRELKSRGVAYKSRDTAIKT is encoded by the exons atGGCGCTGGAGACCGTCCCCAAGGACCTGCGGCACCTCCGGGcctgcctcctctgctccctcgTCAAG ACCATCGACCAGTTCGAGTACGACGGCTGCGACAACTGCGATGCCTACCTGCAGATGAAGGGCAACCGCGAGATGGTCTACGACTGCACCAGCTCCTCTTTCGACGG GATCATTGCGATGATGAGCCCGGAGGACAGCTGGGTCTCCAAGTGGCAGCGCATCA gTAACTTCAAGCCGGGTGTATATGCAGTGTCTGTGACTGGCCGCCTTCCCCAAG GGATCGTCCGAGAGCTGAAGAGCCGTGGTGTGGCTTACAAGTCCCGAGACACAGCTATAAAAACCTAA